One genomic segment of Desulforamulus reducens MI-1 includes these proteins:
- the amrS gene encoding AmmeMemoRadiSam system radical SAM enzyme, which translates to MQEAMFYHQKENGLLFCELCPKGCSIREGHKGFCRVRENQKGVLYTLNYGKVSSYAMDPMEKKPLYHFYPGTLILSLGTVGCNLRCGFCQNWQIAHGDPHTLNLKPREAVELALEQRKKGFPCTGIAYTYSEPFMWYEYVYDTSRLAREAGLKNVMVTNGYVREEPLKKLLPFIDAMNIDVKGFTDRYYRESCVGHLEPVKRTVEIAHQECHVELTTLLVPELNDTPDEISELVDWVASLNPEIPLHFSRYFPNYQFDQPPTPLETMQRAYEIAKRKLKNVHLGNV; encoded by the coding sequence ATGCAGGAAGCCATGTTTTATCACCAAAAGGAAAATGGATTACTTTTTTGTGAACTTTGTCCAAAGGGCTGCAGCATCCGGGAAGGACACAAGGGGTTTTGCCGGGTAAGGGAAAATCAAAAGGGTGTTTTATATACCTTAAACTACGGCAAAGTATCCTCCTATGCCATGGACCCCATGGAGAAGAAACCGCTTTATCACTTTTACCCAGGGACTCTGATTCTTTCCCTGGGTACGGTGGGCTGCAACCTGCGCTGTGGTTTTTGTCAAAATTGGCAGATTGCCCATGGAGATCCCCATACCCTAAATTTAAAACCCAGGGAGGCTGTGGAACTGGCCCTAGAGCAAAGGAAAAAGGGTTTCCCCTGCACAGGGATTGCCTATACCTATTCAGAACCCTTCATGTGGTATGAATATGTTTATGATACCTCCCGTCTGGCCAGAGAAGCGGGCCTGAAAAATGTCATGGTGACTAACGGTTATGTCAGGGAAGAGCCCCTAAAAAAACTGCTCCCCTTTATTGATGCTATGAACATCGATGTTAAGGGTTTTACTGACCGTTACTATCGTGAAAGCTGTGTGGGCCATTTGGAACCCGTTAAGCGAACGGTGGAAATTGCCCATCAAGAATGCCACGTGGAATTAACCACCCTCTTGGTACCGGAATTAAATGATACGCCAGATGAGATCTCGGAATTGGTGGATTGGGTGGCCAGCCTCAACCCAGAGATCCCGCTACACTTTTCTAGGTATTTTCCCAACTATCAGTTTGACCAGCCGCCAACGCCCCTGGAAACCATGCAACGGGCCTATGAGATAGCCAAAAGGAAATTAAAAAACGTGCATCTGGGTAATGTTTAA
- the amrA gene encoding AmmeMemoRadiSam system protein A, translated as MTIVFCGIMPHPPIALPEVGGAESDKIMATRKAMLELGYRIKESGAETLVMISPHSTVFGDAIAINGLLEATGDMSRFGAPQVALHYKYDKDLGSEIGWQSEDLGLPVVEVDKKMASKLGVNLELDHGFMVPLYYLAKAGLQLPLVPCSMGVFLPEKLYAFGVAVKNAAEATQTKVAVVASGDLSHRLTPDAPAGYDEKGKEFDQAIVSLIKAMDVPGLINLEEDLCERAGECGLRPITMMLGALDGLAVKSEVLSYEGPFGVGYMIATLTPLGSDPKREILLKLREERKKKLALERARESYLVQVARQSLESYLQGQWKDLASYDIPKEYSGAAGTFVSFKKGGNLRGCIGTTAPTRANIIQEVAYNAVSAGTQDPRFYPIRLDELDELTISVDVLMSPEPISGLDQLDVKRYGVIVRRGSRSGLLLPDLEGVDTPQQQVDIAKQKAGIGPDEEVQLERFEVIRYR; from the coding sequence ATGACAATTGTGTTCTGTGGTATTATGCCGCATCCACCCATTGCTTTGCCCGAAGTGGGGGGGGCGGAGTCGGATAAAATTATGGCCACCCGCAAGGCCATGCTGGAACTGGGATACCGAATAAAAGAGAGTGGTGCAGAAACACTGGTGATGATATCACCCCATTCAACAGTTTTTGGTGATGCCATAGCCATTAATGGGCTGTTAGAAGCCACAGGCGATATGAGTCGTTTTGGAGCACCCCAGGTGGCATTGCACTATAAATATGATAAGGACTTGGGCAGTGAAATTGGGTGGCAATCAGAAGATTTAGGTTTGCCAGTGGTTGAAGTTGATAAAAAAATGGCCAGTAAGCTGGGGGTTAATTTAGAGTTAGATCATGGTTTTATGGTTCCCCTTTATTACCTAGCTAAAGCGGGGCTCCAGCTGCCTTTGGTCCCCTGCTCAATGGGAGTTTTTTTACCAGAAAAATTATATGCCTTTGGTGTTGCTGTAAAAAACGCCGCTGAGGCCACACAAACCAAAGTGGCGGTGGTTGCCAGCGGTGATCTATCCCATCGGCTAACGCCAGATGCACCGGCAGGTTATGATGAGAAAGGAAAAGAATTCGACCAGGCCATTGTATCCCTAATCAAGGCCATGGATGTGCCTGGTCTAATAAACTTGGAAGAAGACCTCTGTGAGCGGGCCGGAGAATGTGGTCTAAGGCCCATTACCATGATGTTGGGGGCCCTGGATGGCCTGGCTGTTAAAAGTGAAGTGTTATCCTATGAAGGGCCCTTTGGCGTGGGTTATATGATAGCTACACTAACACCTCTGGGGTCTGACCCTAAAAGGGAAATATTATTAAAGTTACGGGAGGAACGTAAGAAAAAACTGGCCTTGGAGCGGGCGCGGGAAAGCTACTTAGTGCAGGTGGCCAGGCAGAGTCTAGAAAGCTACCTGCAAGGTCAATGGAAGGACCTTGCCAGTTATGATATACCAAAGGAATATTCCGGGGCGGCGGGAACCTTTGTATCCTTTAAAAAGGGTGGCAATCTAAGGGGCTGCATTGGTACAACAGCCCCTACCCGAGCCAATATCATTCAAGAAGTAGCCTATAATGCAGTTAGTGCAGGGACGCAAGATCCCCGGTTTTACCCCATTCGCTTAGATGAATTGGATGAGTTAACTATTTCGGTGGATGTATTAATGTCCCCAGAACCCATCAGTGGACTTGATCAACTGGATGTTAAAAGATACGGCGTTATTGTTCGTAGAGGGTCCAGAAGCGGGTTGCTCTTACCTGACTTAGAGGGAGTAGATACTCCCCAACAACAGGTGGATATTGCCAAACAAAAGGCAGGCATTGGCCCGGACGAAGAAGTGCAATTGGAGCGGTTTGAGGTCATTCGATACAGATAA
- a CDS encoding flagellar hook-length control protein FliK, which translates to MIDRVMSALFKATDNMRVTPGKQVDKVQQKPFTLDQNIVAGAKETTKVHRSSETKTAEPSGNIDRQDQLSYVPLPLRTPLDENAHFYLKLKDLSAKTDSNGQNKLIFHINTDTLGPLWVTLSTQPGSLSVQCITERNSTAEIFRAASLDLQRELNETGYQNVLVSCRIQPGIRGIADIDPDFASADVFSLVNVQV; encoded by the coding sequence ATGATTGATCGGGTTATGTCCGCCCTATTTAAAGCTACAGATAATATGCGGGTTACCCCCGGCAAGCAAGTGGATAAGGTTCAGCAAAAGCCCTTTACGCTGGATCAAAATATTGTTGCTGGGGCCAAAGAAACAACGAAGGTCCACCGTTCTTCAGAAACCAAAACTGCAGAACCCTCAGGGAACATCGATCGTCAGGATCAGTTATCCTATGTACCACTGCCCCTGCGTACCCCATTGGATGAAAACGCCCATTTTTACCTAAAGCTTAAAGACTTATCGGCAAAGACAGACTCCAATGGTCAAAATAAGCTGATTTTTCATATTAATACCGATACCTTGGGTCCCCTGTGGGTTACCCTTTCCACCCAACCGGGTTCATTATCTGTTCAATGCATCACTGAACGTAATAGCACTGCAGAAATATTCCGAGCCGCTTCCTTAGATTTGCAACGGGAATTGAACGAAACAGGCTACCAAAATGTGCTTGTATCCTGCCGTATCCAACCGGGTATAAGGGGTATCGCTGATATTGATCCGGACTTTGCTTCAGCAGATGTTTTTTCATTAGTGAATGTGCAGGTGTAA
- a CDS encoding aminotransferase class V-fold PLP-dependent enzyme gives MVYFDSAATSWPKPPEVWQAMEHFIRKVGASPGRAGHKRTVEANKIVDETRQLLADLFNVDDYQRIIFTLNATDSLNLAIKGLLRPGDHVVTSSMEHNSVTRPLYTLEAYGVQVTKVKCDQQGNINLGEVEQAIRPNTRAIVLTHASNVSGTIMPVEEVGRIAAKYNLFFVMDAAQTAGLLDIDVKKLNISVLTFPGHKSLMGPQGTGGLYIREGVPLLTLREGGTGSGSETPTQPDMMPEKYESGTLNAVGIAGLGAGVKFLRRVGMAKIREHEMRLTKQFLEGAAGIEGLHIYGQQDLNNRVPVVSFRIDGYKAGPVGDSLDKEYDIACRAGLHCAPDAHNTLGTFDEKLVRFSFSYFNKPEEVDYALNALRKIAFQSPVQTLPAR, from the coding sequence ATGGTATATTTTGATTCTGCAGCCACATCCTGGCCCAAGCCTCCGGAAGTTTGGCAGGCTATGGAACATTTTATCCGGAAAGTTGGCGCAAGCCCCGGGCGAGCCGGACATAAACGTACCGTTGAAGCAAATAAAATTGTAGATGAGACCAGGCAGCTTTTGGCCGACCTCTTTAACGTTGATGACTACCAAAGAATTATCTTTACTCTAAATGCCACAGATAGTTTAAACCTTGCCATCAAAGGATTACTAAGGCCAGGTGACCATGTGGTTACCAGTTCCATGGAACATAACTCTGTAACCAGACCCCTATATACATTGGAAGCCTACGGCGTTCAGGTTACCAAAGTAAAATGTGATCAGCAAGGAAATATCAATCTGGGCGAAGTTGAACAAGCCATTCGTCCCAATACCCGGGCCATAGTACTGACCCATGCTTCCAATGTTTCGGGTACTATTATGCCGGTGGAAGAGGTGGGCAGAATTGCTGCCAAGTATAACCTGTTTTTTGTGATGGATGCAGCCCAAACGGCTGGGCTACTGGATATTGATGTTAAGAAATTGAATATCAGTGTCCTGACCTTTCCAGGGCACAAAAGTTTGATGGGGCCCCAGGGTACTGGCGGGCTATACATCCGAGAAGGGGTACCATTACTAACACTGCGGGAAGGTGGCACTGGCAGTGGTTCTGAAACACCAACCCAACCAGATATGATGCCGGAGAAATATGAAAGCGGCACCCTAAATGCAGTGGGGATTGCTGGCCTAGGGGCCGGTGTAAAATTTTTGCGTAGGGTTGGTATGGCTAAAATAAGGGAACATGAAATGAGGCTAACAAAACAATTCCTGGAAGGAGCTGCAGGAATTGAGGGACTGCATATATACGGCCAACAGGACCTGAATAACCGGGTGCCTGTGGTTTCTTTTCGAATTGATGGCTATAAGGCTGGGCCGGTAGGAGACAGTCTGGATAAGGAATATGATATTGCCTGCCGGGCAGGATTACACTGTGCCCCGGATGCCCACAATACCCTGGGCACCTTTGATGAAAAACTGGTGCGGTTTAGTTTTTCTTATTTTAACAAACCGGAAGAAGTGGATTATGCTCTAAATGCTTTGAGAAAAATAGCTTTCCAAAGTCCCGTACAGACTTTACCTGCTAGATAG
- a CDS encoding N-acetylmuramoyl-L-alanine amidase family protein: MAVIRAFRIKKRYVLGFITLSILFFQLYQMVLVKIEEKNITALSYVLANKTIVVDPGHGGRDPGKIGLSGVPEKEINLEVSKRLAAVLGQMGAAIIMTREADVDLSDSSASGWKSKKQQDLTRRTDMANERKADLYISVHCNAYTSPREHGAQVFSQPGSEDSKRLAECVQSEMAALLKNTNRKAKQVDYFALRKTKMPAAIVEIGFITNPKEDELLRDPLYQSKVAWSIAAGIIKYYADLEERENQKIDEKNKEILETFRQQPGQYIPAP; this comes from the coding sequence GTGGCTGTTATTAGGGCCTTTAGGATAAAAAAACGTTATGTGTTGGGGTTTATTACCCTTAGTATTCTGTTCTTTCAGCTATATCAAATGGTCCTGGTTAAGATAGAAGAAAAAAATATTACAGCACTGTCCTACGTGCTGGCCAATAAAACCATCGTGGTGGATCCCGGGCATGGTGGCAGGGACCCGGGAAAAATTGGTCTAAGCGGCGTTCCAGAGAAAGAAATAAACTTAGAAGTTTCTAAAAGGTTAGCCGCTGTATTGGGGCAAATGGGGGCAGCCATCATCATGACCCGGGAAGCGGATGTTGACCTGAGTGACAGCTCAGCTTCGGGTTGGAAAAGTAAAAAGCAGCAGGATCTAACCCGTAGAACAGATATGGCCAATGAAAGAAAAGCAGATTTGTATATCAGTGTTCACTGCAATGCCTATACAAGCCCCAGGGAGCATGGTGCTCAGGTCTTTTCTCAACCGGGTTCAGAGGATAGTAAACGATTGGCGGAATGCGTCCAGTCAGAAATGGCAGCACTATTAAAGAATACAAACCGCAAGGCCAAACAGGTGGATTATTTTGCCCTGCGTAAAACCAAGATGCCGGCAGCCATTGTAGAGATTGGTTTTATCACTAACCCAAAGGAAGATGAGTTGTTACGGGACCCCCTATACCAAAGCAAAGTGGCCTGGAGTATTGCGGCGGGCATTATAAAATATTATGCAGACCTGGAAGAAAGGGAAAATCAAAAAATTGATGAGAAAAATAAAGAGATTTTGGAAACCTTTCGGCAGCAACCGGGGCAGTATATTCCTGCACCCTGA
- a CDS encoding RidA family protein translates to MKEIKTINAPGAIGPYSQGFISNGMVYTSGQIPVNPANGEVPEGISAQAEQSCKNVGALLESAGIGFANVVKTTCFLVDMADFAAFNEVYARYFISKPARSCVAVKELPKGVLCEIEAVAEL, encoded by the coding sequence ATGAAAGAAATTAAAACTATTAATGCCCCAGGAGCAATTGGCCCTTATTCGCAAGGGTTTATTAGCAATGGTATGGTGTATACCTCTGGCCAGATCCCGGTAAATCCCGCCAACGGCGAAGTACCAGAAGGCATTTCAGCGCAAGCGGAACAGAGCTGCAAAAACGTGGGCGCTCTGCTGGAGTCTGCCGGAATCGGCTTTGCAAACGTGGTAAAAACAACCTGCTTTTTGGTGGATATGGCCGACTTTGCGGCCTTTAACGAAGTGTACGCACGGTATTTTATCTCGAAGCCTGCCCGCAGTTGCGTTGCTGTAAAGGAGTTGCCCAAGGGCGTGCTTTGCGAAATTGAAGCAGTCGCCGAGCTGTAA
- a CDS encoding cytosine permease: MTANSNEVLRNSELLPTTDAQRTMSLADYIILWAGMTINVVAFSLGAQYYDGGRGLSPWTMIFVMTIGYGLVTALTAMVGDIGTKYGVPFAAYTRAPFGYKGSYVAGLIRAIPGMYWFGFLTWVGASAINQMLGIIFPGFSNLTLMIILFAAIQIFNTMYGLHAMAKFDWVAIPCLAIMFGAILVASLQKYNITLPDIMATPAEGQYSLAYAIAGIAGGWITMSLNGSDLSRQIKRVDGYEKKGFFARNQRSIIGQVVGLMMVGIGTMLVGVVTGITSGYWDLNQVIPDLFQSKTVLILSFLVIMFAQWSTNTAANLLPPTLVLLNIFPKLKYWMSAVICGVISVGMMPWKLQSQGGFLVMVQAWISQMLGPIIGILLVDYFLIRKCKLNVRDLYVAEGQYQYTNGFNISAMVTIVVSFFVGLLCGDYAFFAGLACSAVLYYVLMKAFTLKKYNQHIGEEVLFDPEKD; the protein is encoded by the coding sequence ATGACAGCAAACAGCAATGAGGTCTTGCGCAACAGCGAGCTGCTGCCTACCACGGATGCTCAGCGCACCATGTCTCTGGCAGATTACATCATTCTTTGGGCAGGCATGACTATCAACGTGGTTGCATTCAGCCTTGGCGCGCAATATTACGATGGCGGACGCGGACTGTCGCCATGGACCATGATTTTTGTGATGACCATCGGTTACGGTCTGGTTACTGCCTTAACCGCCATGGTGGGCGATATAGGTACTAAATATGGTGTTCCCTTTGCGGCGTACACCCGTGCTCCCTTTGGCTATAAGGGTTCCTATGTGGCGGGGCTTATTCGGGCCATCCCCGGCATGTATTGGTTTGGTTTTCTGACCTGGGTTGGGGCGTCAGCGATTAACCAGATGCTAGGAATTATTTTCCCCGGGTTTAGCAATCTGACCCTGATGATTATTCTTTTTGCCGCTATCCAGATTTTTAACACCATGTATGGACTCCACGCGATGGCCAAATTTGATTGGGTCGCCATTCCCTGCCTAGCCATTATGTTTGGTGCTATTCTGGTGGCTTCTCTGCAGAAATATAATATTACACTGCCAGATATTATGGCAACACCCGCCGAAGGCCAATATTCCCTGGCCTATGCCATTGCGGGTATTGCCGGTGGCTGGATTACCATGTCGCTGAACGGCAGCGACCTTAGCCGTCAGATTAAGCGTGTGGATGGCTATGAGAAGAAAGGCTTTTTTGCCCGCAACCAGCGCTCGATTATTGGACAGGTAGTAGGCTTGATGATGGTAGGCATCGGAACCATGCTGGTTGGTGTTGTAACAGGTATTACCTCCGGCTACTGGGATTTGAATCAAGTTATCCCCGACCTTTTCCAGAGTAAGACAGTACTAATTTTAAGTTTCTTGGTTATTATGTTTGCCCAGTGGTCCACCAATACTGCGGCCAACCTTTTGCCCCCCACTTTGGTGCTGCTCAATATCTTCCCGAAGCTTAAATATTGGATGAGCGCGGTGATTTGCGGCGTAATATCTGTGGGAATGATGCCCTGGAAACTGCAGAGCCAAGGAGGCTTCTTGGTTATGGTGCAGGCATGGATTTCCCAGATGCTTGGGCCCATTATAGGTATTCTGCTTGTGGACTATTTCCTCATCCGCAAGTGTAAGCTGAATGTAAGGGATCTGTATGTGGCGGAAGGCCAATACCAGTATACCAACGGTTTTAATATAAGTGCGATGGTTACCATAGTGGTTTCCTTCTTCGTTGGCCTGCTGTGCGGTGATTATGCCTTCTTCGCAGGCTTGGCGTGCAGCGCTGTTCTGTATTATGTCCTGATGAAAGCCTTTACCCTTAAAAAGTATAATCAGCATATTGGTGAGGAAGTTCTTTTTGATCCGGAAAAAGATTAA
- the argC gene encoding N-acetyl-gamma-glutamyl-phosphate reductase: MIKVGVVGATGYAGAELVRLLSRHPKVELTMLTSQTYAGKPMWEVFPHLYGIVDNTLEELNIPKLVANCDVIFTALPHGHAMPIAQEVMKKSKRLIDLGADFRLKDVNIYQAWYKTEHTAQLLLNNAVYGLPELYREIIKQSVIVANPGCYPTSVILGLAPLLTNEMVDTKTLIIDAKSGVSGAGRGLSLKTHFSETTNNFQAYGVATHRHTPEIEQELALLAGNPVTVSFTPHLTPMIRGILSTIYASLINNVTTEELTAIYRQFYQGERFVRVLPAGMYPTTKGVAGSNHCDISVTVDVRTKRVIVLSAIDNLIKGAAGQAVQNLNVMLGLPEDTALDFAGIYP, encoded by the coding sequence ATGATCAAAGTCGGAGTGGTGGGTGCTACGGGTTATGCCGGTGCGGAACTGGTACGGTTACTATCCCGCCATCCAAAGGTTGAGTTAACCATGCTTACTTCCCAAACCTATGCAGGGAAACCCATGTGGGAGGTGTTTCCCCATTTATATGGCATTGTGGATAACACGCTGGAAGAGCTGAATATTCCTAAGTTGGTTGCCAACTGTGATGTAATTTTTACTGCGTTACCCCACGGGCATGCCATGCCCATTGCCCAGGAGGTTATGAAAAAAAGCAAGCGGTTAATCGACCTGGGAGCAGATTTTCGCCTCAAGGACGTGAATATCTATCAAGCCTGGTACAAAACAGAACATACCGCACAACTTTTATTAAATAATGCTGTTTACGGGCTGCCGGAGCTATACCGGGAAATAATTAAACAAAGTGTCATTGTGGCAAACCCGGGTTGTTATCCTACCAGTGTTATCTTAGGTTTAGCACCCTTGCTCACCAATGAAATGGTTGACACAAAAACCTTAATCATTGATGCAAAATCCGGTGTGTCCGGGGCGGGTCGTGGTTTAAGTTTAAAAACACATTTTTCGGAAACCACCAATAACTTTCAAGCTTATGGAGTGGCCACCCATCGTCATACACCAGAAATTGAACAGGAACTGGCCCTGTTAGCTGGTAACCCTGTTACCGTTAGTTTTACGCCCCACCTGACACCGATGATTCGGGGCATACTTAGTACCATCTATGCAAGTTTAATCAACAACGTAACAACAGAAGAACTTACGGCAATATACCGGCAGTTCTATCAGGGAGAACGGTTTGTACGGGTGCTCCCGGCAGGCATGTATCCGACAACCAAAGGGGTCGCGGGATCCAATCACTGTGATATTTCGGTTACAGTGGATGTCCGGACAAAAAGGGTTATTGTCTTGTCTGCCATCGATAACCTTATAAAAGGAGCGGCAGGTCAAGCTGTGCAGAATCTGAATGTAATGCTTGGTTTACCAGAAGACACCGCCCTGGATTTTGCAGGGATATATCCATAG
- a CDS encoding N-acyl-D-amino-acid deacylase family protein has protein sequence MKTLIQNGLVVDGSGAASYKADVLLNGDRITAIGTGLSADGALVIDATGLVVAPGFIDTHSHSDLQILINPEVAPKVMQGITTEILGQDGISMAPLPVEYISPWRKNLAGLDGDSDNINWEFETTEGYLKLIEEVGPGLNECYLVPHGNIRMEAMGLENRLPNDEELKKMCQITRREMEAGAVGLSTGLIYMPCAYSESKEIIEMCKVVAEYDGIFVIHQRSEADTILDSMDEVIKIGRESGVKIHYSHFKVCGKKNWDKIEKVVELLEKAQKEGIRVSFDQYPYVAGSTMLGVILPPWVHDGGTNRVLERLADPKLRQKMVYDIEHGIPGWDNFVEFAGLDQIFVTNVKTSKNKDAVGLNLIQLGELHGKNPYDATFDLLLEEENAVGMVDFYGTEEHVQLFMKRPEMNACTDGLLGGKPHPRVFGAFPRILGKYVREEKTFSLEEAVYKMTKKPATTFNIVNRGELREGYFADITIFNPDTVIDKGTYTEPVQYPEGIEYVIINGSLTVAQGKHTGSRTGKVLRKKGTDVI, from the coding sequence ATGAAAACTCTCATTCAAAACGGACTGGTTGTAGACGGAAGCGGTGCTGCCAGCTATAAGGCGGATGTACTGCTGAACGGTGACCGTATTACCGCCATCGGCACAGGCCTTTCGGCGGATGGGGCCCTGGTTATCGACGCAACCGGTCTGGTGGTGGCCCCCGGCTTTATTGACACCCACAGCCACAGCGACTTGCAGATTCTGATTAACCCCGAGGTGGCCCCCAAGGTGATGCAGGGCATCACCACGGAAATTCTGGGGCAGGACGGTATTTCTATGGCACCCCTGCCAGTGGAGTACATCAGCCCCTGGCGTAAAAACCTTGCCGGTCTGGATGGTGACAGCGACAACATTAACTGGGAATTTGAAACCACCGAAGGCTACCTCAAGCTGATTGAAGAGGTGGGGCCCGGGTTGAACGAGTGCTATCTGGTGCCACACGGCAATATCCGCATGGAAGCCATGGGTCTGGAAAACCGCCTGCCCAACGATGAAGAGTTGAAAAAGATGTGCCAAATCACCCGCCGTGAGATGGAGGCAGGCGCCGTCGGCCTTTCCACCGGCCTGATCTACATGCCCTGCGCCTATTCGGAATCCAAAGAAATTATAGAAATGTGTAAGGTCGTGGCGGAATACGATGGTATCTTCGTAATTCACCAGCGCAGTGAAGCAGATACCATTCTGGACTCGATGGATGAAGTCATAAAGATTGGTCGTGAATCGGGGGTTAAGATTCATTATTCCCACTTTAAGGTTTGTGGCAAGAAAAACTGGGACAAGATTGAAAAAGTTGTTGAATTACTGGAAAAAGCTCAAAAAGAAGGCATCCGTGTCAGCTTTGACCAGTACCCCTATGTTGCAGGCAGCACCATGCTGGGCGTGATCCTTCCTCCTTGGGTGCACGATGGCGGCACCAATAGGGTTCTGGAGCGCCTTGCCGACCCCAAGCTTCGGCAAAAAATGGTCTATGATATTGAACACGGCATCCCTGGCTGGGACAACTTTGTGGAATTTGCCGGCCTAGATCAGATATTCGTCACCAACGTAAAAACCAGTAAAAACAAAGACGCGGTCGGGCTTAACCTGATTCAGCTGGGCGAGCTACACGGCAAAAATCCCTACGACGCGACCTTCGACCTGCTGCTGGAAGAAGAAAATGCCGTTGGCATGGTAGATTTCTACGGCACCGAAGAGCATGTTCAGCTCTTTATGAAGCGCCCTGAAATGAACGCCTGCACCGACGGTCTGCTGGGCGGCAAGCCTCATCCCCGTGTATTTGGCGCCTTTCCCCGCATTCTTGGCAAGTATGTACGGGAAGAAAAGACCTTCAGCTTAGAAGAAGCTGTTTACAAGATGACCAAGAAGCCCGCCACTACCTTTAATATTGTAAACCGTGGCGAGCTTCGTGAGGGTTACTTTGCCGACATCACCATCTTTAACCCGGATACGGTCATTGACAAGGGCACCTACACCGAACCTGTGCAGTATCCTGAAGGCATTGAATATGTAATCATCAATGGCTCACTGACCGTAGCTCAAGGTAAACACACCGGTAGCCGTACCGGCAAGGTGCTTCGCAAAAAAGGCACAGATGTCATATAG
- a CDS encoding EscU/YscU/HrcU family type III secretion system export apparatus switch protein, with protein sequence MNRKKERVAAALRYHHGKDHAPTVVAVGKGDLATAIERLATEHNIPLYRDETLAHTLTELGLGTEIPPELYEAVAKILIHVAVLDQKIIK encoded by the coding sequence ATGAATAGAAAAAAAGAACGGGTGGCCGCTGCCCTGCGCTACCATCATGGCAAGGATCACGCACCCACCGTCGTTGCCGTAGGGAAGGGCGATCTAGCCACAGCCATAGAGAGGCTTGCTACAGAGCATAACATTCCCCTGTACCGGGATGAAACCTTGGCCCACACCCTAACTGAACTGGGTCTGGGAACCGAAATACCTCCAGAGCTCTATGAGGCTGTGGCAAAGATTTTGATTCATGTGGCTGTTCTGGATCAGAAAATAATAAAATAG